Proteins encoded by one window of Halomonas chromatireducens:
- a CDS encoding MlaC/ttg2D family ABC transporter substrate-binding protein, with protein MSRSHTLLRLMVVGLCLALFSLSAQAEPERSPEQVIRDSINEMMGQIEGREDYFAANVNELKALVDESLDEIADFRYIGASVMGRYFQNATPQQRSRFANTFRQTLIDTYTKGLVTFDYRELRVLDSQRAPRHEDQASVAMEVVAVDGTVYPVSYTLRLSDGQWKVVNVIVNGINLGLTFRNQFDQAMRDHNRDYDAVIANWSPELAADELEEGGRD; from the coding sequence ATGTCTCGCTCCCATACTCTCCTTCGCCTGATGGTGGTGGGGTTGTGCCTGGCGCTGTTCTCACTGTCGGCACAGGCCGAGCCGGAGCGCAGCCCGGAGCAGGTGATTCGCGACAGCATCAACGAGATGATGGGACAGATAGAAGGGCGTGAGGATTACTTTGCGGCCAATGTGAATGAGCTAAAGGCCTTGGTCGATGAGAGCCTGGATGAGATTGCCGATTTTCGCTATATCGGTGCGAGTGTGATGGGACGCTACTTCCAGAACGCCACGCCCCAGCAGCGCTCCCGCTTCGCCAATACCTTCCGCCAGACGCTGATCGACACCTATACCAAGGGCCTGGTCACCTTCGACTATCGTGAGCTTCGCGTGCTTGACAGCCAGCGGGCACCGCGTCACGAAGATCAGGCGAGCGTGGCCATGGAGGTGGTTGCTGTTGATGGTACCGTCTATCCCGTCAGCTATACGCTGCGCCTCTCTGACGGGCAGTGGAAAGTGGTCAATGTCATTGTGAATGGCATCAATCTGGGCCTGACGTTCCGCAACCAGTTCGACCAGGCCATGCGCGACCATAATCGGGATTACGATGCCGTGATCGCCAACTGGTCGCCAGAACTCGCTGCCGACGAACTCGAAGAAGGCGGAAGAGATTGA
- a CDS encoding STAS domain-containing protein yields the protein MSLLLDRGGVRLEASPARLAVTGNVDFDMAAQLAEAGSGWLAEQPSGSRMELDLSGVEQVSSAALSVLLEWTRCSRAAGIQLDSVRLSQPLLRLTRVAGLDALLPVAETSFS from the coding sequence TTGAGCCTGCTGCTCGACCGTGGCGGTGTGCGTCTCGAGGCCAGCCCCGCCAGGCTGGCCGTGACTGGCAATGTCGATTTCGACATGGCTGCACAGCTTGCCGAAGCCGGTAGCGGCTGGCTGGCCGAGCAGCCGTCCGGCTCCCGGATGGAGCTGGACCTGAGTGGCGTGGAGCAGGTCAGCAGTGCGGCACTCAGCGTCTTGCTGGAGTGGACCCGATGCTCGCGTGCTGCCGGCATTCAGCTGGATTCGGTACGGCTCTCCCAGCCCCTGCTCAGGCTGACAAGGGTTGCCGGTCTCGATGCCCTGCTGCCTGTTGCTGAAACATCCTTCTCTTGA
- a CDS encoding BolA family protein, giving the protein MQPSDVKALLEARIEGCDFHIQGEGCNFQVIAVGDVFDGLSPVKRQQLIYGALSEEIASGAVHAVSIKTYTPAQWISAPENAASQNQGA; this is encoded by the coding sequence ATGCAACCCAGTGATGTCAAGGCGCTGCTAGAGGCCCGTATCGAAGGCTGCGATTTTCATATTCAAGGCGAAGGGTGCAATTTCCAGGTCATCGCCGTGGGCGATGTGTTCGACGGCCTGTCGCCGGTCAAGCGCCAGCAGTTGATTTATGGCGCCCTGTCGGAAGAGATCGCCTCCGGTGCCGTTCATGCCGTCAGCATCAAGACCTATACCCCGGCGCAGTGGATTAGCGCGCCGGAGAATGCGGCTTCACAGAATCAGGGCGCCTGA
- the murA gene encoding UDP-N-acetylglucosamine 1-carboxyvinyltransferase, with the protein MDKLIITGNGPVNGEVWASGAKNAALPILCATLLGDEPVTIGNLPHLQDITTTLELLGRMGVEPVMGEKMTIQLDGAQVKDCHAPYELVKKMRASILVLGPLLAHFGHADVSLPGGCAIGSRPVDLHIRGLEAMGAEIRVEGGYIRARVDGRLKGATIFFDTVTVTGTENLLMAATLATGTTILENAAREPEVVDLAECLIKMGANIRGQGTDTIVIEGVERLHGAYHDVMPDRIETGTFLVAAALSRGKVRVRNTRADILEAVLAKLEEAGAKITLGDGWIELDMEGRRPRPVNIRTAPYPAFPTDMQAQFVALNAVADGNSRVVETIFENRFMHVQELNRMGANIVLEGNTALITGVERLSGAPVMATDLRASASLVIVAMMAEGETMVDRIYHIDRGYECIEEKLQLLGARIRRIPG; encoded by the coding sequence ATGGACAAGTTGATTATTACCGGCAATGGCCCGGTCAACGGCGAGGTCTGGGCCAGCGGCGCCAAGAATGCGGCCCTGCCTATTCTCTGTGCCACGCTGCTCGGCGATGAGCCCGTGACCATCGGCAATCTGCCGCATCTGCAGGACATCACGACAACGCTGGAGCTGCTGGGGCGCATGGGCGTCGAGCCGGTGATGGGCGAGAAGATGACCATCCAGCTTGATGGAGCCCAGGTGAAGGATTGCCATGCTCCCTACGAACTGGTCAAGAAGATGCGCGCCTCCATCCTCGTGCTCGGCCCGCTGCTGGCGCACTTCGGTCATGCGGATGTGTCGCTGCCCGGTGGCTGTGCCATCGGCTCGCGCCCCGTGGATCTGCATATTCGTGGACTGGAAGCCATGGGCGCGGAGATTCGCGTCGAGGGTGGCTATATCCGAGCCCGGGTGGATGGGCGACTCAAGGGGGCCACGATCTTCTTCGACACCGTCACCGTTACCGGCACCGAAAATCTCTTGATGGCTGCGACCCTGGCCACCGGTACCACGATACTGGAGAACGCTGCCCGCGAGCCCGAGGTGGTTGATCTGGCAGAGTGCCTGATCAAGATGGGGGCCAATATTCGCGGACAGGGTACCGATACCATCGTGATTGAGGGTGTCGAGCGGCTCCACGGTGCCTACCATGACGTCATGCCGGATCGCATCGAGACCGGCACCTTCCTGGTGGCCGCCGCGCTCAGTCGCGGCAAGGTGCGGGTGCGCAATACCCGTGCCGACATTCTCGAGGCGGTGCTGGCCAAGCTGGAAGAGGCCGGTGCCAAGATCACCCTGGGAGACGGCTGGATCGAGCTGGACATGGAGGGGCGCCGGCCGCGTCCGGTGAATATTCGTACGGCGCCCTATCCTGCCTTTCCCACGGATATGCAGGCCCAGTTCGTGGCCCTGAATGCGGTGGCGGACGGTAACTCGCGGGTGGTCGAGACCATCTTCGAGAACCGCTTCATGCATGTGCAGGAACTGAATCGCATGGGCGCCAACATCGTGCTTGAGGGCAATACGGCGCTGATTACCGGTGTCGAGCGACTCTCCGGAGCGCCGGTCATGGCCACCGATCTGCGGGCCTCGGCCTCGTTGGTGATCGTGGCGATGATGGCGGAAGGGGAGACCATGGTGGATCGTATCTACCATATCGATCGCGGCTATGAATGCATCGAGGAGAAGCTCCAACTACTTGGTGCGCGGATCCGTCGAATTCCCGGTTGA
- the hisG gene encoding ATP phosphoribosyltransferase, which translates to MSKQLILALSKGRILDETLPLLAAAGITPAEDLGKSRKLLFDTNLANVKLVIIRATDVPTYVQLGAADLGVAGKDVLLEHGAEGLYEPLDLEIARCKLMTAGIDGAEPARARRRVATKFVNVARRYYAEQGIQAEVIKLYGAMELAPLMNLADEIVDIVDTGNTLRANGMSPRELIAPISTRLVVNKAAMTMKHAQLKPLIARLTDAVGKRRASESAISP; encoded by the coding sequence ATGAGCAAGCAATTGATTCTGGCCCTTTCCAAGGGCCGTATTCTCGATGAAACGCTGCCGCTGCTGGCCGCTGCCGGCATCACGCCGGCAGAGGACCTGGGCAAGAGCCGCAAGCTGCTTTTTGACACCAACCTGGCGAACGTCAAGCTCGTTATCATCCGCGCCACCGACGTACCCACCTATGTCCAGCTCGGGGCCGCCGACCTGGGTGTTGCCGGCAAGGACGTGCTGCTCGAGCATGGCGCCGAGGGTCTCTACGAGCCGCTGGATCTCGAGATCGCCAGGTGCAAGCTGATGACCGCCGGCATCGATGGCGCCGAGCCGGCCCGTGCGCGTCGCCGGGTGGCCACCAAGTTCGTCAACGTGGCGCGGCGCTATTACGCGGAGCAGGGCATCCAGGCCGAGGTGATCAAGCTCTATGGCGCCATGGAGCTGGCACCGCTGATGAATCTGGCCGACGAGATCGTCGATATCGTCGATACCGGTAATACGCTGCGCGCCAACGGCATGTCGCCGCGGGAACTGATCGCACCGATCAGTACTCGTCTGGTGGTCAACAAGGCGGCCATGACCATGAAGCACGCACAGCTCAAGCCGTTGATTGCTCGCCTGACCGATGCGGTGGGCAAGCGGCGTGCCAGCGAAAGCGCCATCTCGCCTTGA
- the hisD gene encoding histidinol dehydrogenase, whose amino-acid sequence MSETLVDTVEIARLSTADGDFETRLDALLAWEGVSDAEIQRRVHDILAGVRARGDSALIEYSNRFDRLAVSSMAELTLGAERLEEAFVGLPEEQRDALSKAAERIRSYHDRQKPESWAFTEADGTVLGQQVTALDRAGIYVPGGKAAYPSSVLMNAIPAHVAGVREIVMVVPTPDGVLNELVLAAAHLAGVNHVFTIGGAQAVAALAYGTETVPRVDKIVGPGNIYVATAKRAVFGQVGIDMIAGPSEILVVSDGGTDPDWLAMDLFSQAEHDEDAQALLVSWDASHLNAVEASIERLLPTLEREQIVRQSLSRRGALIHCRNREEAIRLINRIAPEHLELSMADPEALLPEVRHAGAIFMGRYTAEALGDYCAGPNHVLPTSGTARFSSPLGVYDFQKRSSIINCSREGASKLGRVASILARKR is encoded by the coding sequence ATGAGCGAAACCCTTGTCGATACCGTCGAGATTGCGCGGCTCTCAACCGCCGACGGCGATTTCGAGACGCGCCTCGACGCGCTGCTCGCCTGGGAGGGCGTATCCGATGCCGAGATACAGCGTCGTGTCCATGACATCCTTGCCGGTGTCAGGGCGCGGGGCGACTCAGCGCTGATCGAGTACTCCAATCGCTTCGATCGGCTAGCCGTGTCGAGCATGGCGGAGCTGACCCTCGGTGCGGAGCGCCTCGAGGAGGCCTTCGTCGGTCTTCCCGAAGAGCAGCGCGATGCCCTGTCGAAGGCGGCGGAGCGTATCCGTTCTTACCATGACCGGCAGAAGCCGGAGTCCTGGGCTTTCACCGAAGCCGACGGTACCGTCCTGGGGCAGCAGGTCACGGCCCTGGATCGTGCCGGTATCTACGTCCCCGGGGGCAAGGCGGCCTACCCCTCCTCGGTGCTGATGAACGCCATACCCGCCCATGTTGCCGGGGTGCGCGAGATCGTCATGGTAGTGCCCACCCCGGACGGTGTGCTCAATGAACTGGTGCTGGCGGCGGCGCACCTGGCCGGGGTGAACCATGTCTTCACCATAGGCGGCGCCCAGGCGGTGGCAGCGCTGGCCTATGGCACCGAGACGGTGCCCCGGGTCGACAAGATCGTGGGCCCCGGCAACATCTACGTCGCCACTGCCAAGCGCGCGGTATTCGGCCAGGTGGGGATCGACATGATTGCCGGTCCCTCCGAGATACTGGTGGTCTCCGACGGGGGAACCGACCCCGACTGGTTGGCCATGGATCTCTTCTCCCAGGCGGAGCATGACGAGGATGCCCAGGCGCTATTGGTCAGTTGGGACGCCAGCCACCTGAATGCCGTGGAGGCATCCATCGAGCGGCTGCTGCCGACCCTGGAGCGGGAGCAGATCGTGCGGCAGTCACTGTCGCGCCGCGGCGCACTGATTCACTGCCGCAACAGGGAGGAGGCGATCCGCTTGATCAACCGGATCGCGCCGGAGCACCTGGAGCTCTCCATGGCCGATCCGGAAGCGCTGCTGCCGGAGGTGCGCCATGCGGGCGCCATCTTCATGGGGCGCTACACCGCCGAGGCGCTGGGCGACTACTGTGCCGGCCCCAATCATGTGCTACCGACTTCAGGAACGGCGCGCTTCTCATCGCCGCTGGGTGTCTACGATTTCCAGAAGCGCTCCTCCATCATCAACTGCTCCCGGGAGGGGGCATCGAAGTTGGGGCGGGTAGCGTCGATTCTTGCCCGGAAGCGGTAG
- the lpxK gene encoding tetraacyldisaccharide 4'-kinase translates to MXLNRQRAGDFLMNQTTEAAMTAAEAHNREFLVFSLGEEEYAVDILISDDGLQHLALGRDMELVIVDGRRGFGNGRCLPAGPLREPLARLEEVDAVLVNGAPSFAMPERGWTFRLAPMQWRALQDDSRFPLLPLPFSGPVHAVAGIGNPGRFFATLAEMGIEARPHAMADHHAFTARDLAFDDGLPVVMTAKDAEKCQFLAPADSWVLEVEAQPVAGFAAWLDARLEALR, encoded by the coding sequence GTGCNCCTTAACCGACAAAGAGCTGGAGACTTCCTCATGAACCAGACGACCGAAGCAGCCATGACTGCGGCCGAAGCCCACAACCGTGAATTCCTGGTGTTCTCGCTGGGCGAGGAGGAATACGCGGTCGATATCCTGATCAGTGACGATGGGCTGCAGCACCTGGCGCTGGGCCGTGATATGGAGCTGGTCATCGTCGATGGACGGCGTGGCTTCGGCAATGGACGCTGCCTCCCGGCAGGCCCGCTACGCGAGCCGCTGGCCCGACTGGAGGAGGTGGATGCGGTGCTGGTCAACGGCGCCCCATCCTTTGCCATGCCCGAGCGGGGCTGGACCTTTCGGCTGGCGCCGATGCAGTGGCGCGCACTGCAGGACGATTCACGCTTTCCGCTCTTGCCGCTGCCTTTCTCAGGGCCGGTTCATGCGGTGGCGGGTATCGGCAACCCGGGCCGCTTCTTCGCCACTTTGGCAGAGATGGGAATTGAGGCCCGGCCACATGCCATGGCCGACCATCACGCCTTCACCGCGCGGGACCTTGCCTTCGACGACGGGCTGCCGGTGGTGATGACGGCCAAGGATGCCGAGAAATGCCAGTTCCTTGCGCCGGCCGACAGCTGGGTGCTGGAGGTGGAAGCGCAGCCGGTTGCCGGATTCGCGGCATGGCTGGATGCTCGGCTGGAAGCGCTACGATAA
- a CDS encoding Trm112 family protein, giving the protein MDKELLAMLVCPLCKGKLKYNREAQELHCLYDGLAYPIRDGIPVMLPEEARQLDVDEKLPTSPGRMGGA; this is encoded by the coding sequence ATGGACAAGGAACTGCTGGCGATGCTGGTCTGCCCGCTGTGCAAGGGCAAGCTCAAGTATAATCGTGAGGCCCAGGAGCTGCACTGCCTCTACGATGGCCTGGCCTATCCGATTCGCGATGGTATCCCCGTCATGCTGCCCGAAGAAGCCCGTCAGTTGGACGTCGATGAAAAGCTGCCGACGTCACCCGGACGCATGGGAGGCGCCTGA
- the kdsB gene encoding 3-deoxy-manno-octulosonate cytidylyltransferase has protein sequence MGGAANAFIAVIPARFAASRLPGKPLLDIAGEPMVAHVWRRACESAAQRVIVATDDARIREALAPFDAEVVMTRADHPSGTDRLAEVAERLGLADEAVLVNVQGDEPLIPPQLIDQVAARLFDDPEASIATLAEPIADVDTLFNPNVVKVVRAFSGRALYFSRAPIPWDRQAFASRPDWLETDGWLRHIGLYAYRAGFLAQYGDWTPSPLEQLEQLEQLRALHHGHAIQVALAALPNPAGVDTVEDLERVRSLLARNH, from the coding sequence ATGGGGGGCGCGGCCAATGCGTTCATTGCCGTGATCCCGGCTCGCTTCGCTGCGTCGCGGCTGCCGGGCAAGCCGCTGCTCGACATTGCCGGCGAGCCCATGGTGGCGCACGTCTGGCGCCGTGCCTGCGAAAGCGCCGCCCAGCGGGTGATCGTGGCGACAGACGATGCCCGTATCCGCGAAGCGCTGGCGCCCTTCGATGCCGAGGTCGTGATGACCCGGGCCGACCATCCGTCGGGTACCGATCGACTCGCCGAAGTGGCCGAACGGCTGGGTCTTGCGGACGAAGCGGTACTGGTCAACGTTCAGGGCGACGAGCCGCTGATTCCGCCGCAGTTGATCGATCAGGTGGCGGCAAGGCTCTTCGATGACCCCGAGGCCTCCATCGCGACCCTGGCCGAGCCGATCGCTGACGTGGATACGTTGTTCAATCCCAATGTTGTCAAGGTGGTGCGGGCTTTCTCAGGCCGCGCCCTCTATTTCTCCCGCGCCCCCATCCCCTGGGACCGCCAGGCGTTCGCGTCGCGCCCCGACTGGCTCGAGACCGACGGCTGGCTGCGTCACATCGGGCTGTATGCCTATCGCGCCGGCTTCCTGGCGCAATATGGTGACTGGACGCCGTCGCCCCTGGAGCAGCTCGAGCAGCTTGAGCAGTTGAGGGCGCTGCATCACGGCCATGCCATTCAGGTCGCCCTGGCGGCGCTGCCAAATCCTGCCGGCGTGGATACCGTCGAGGATCTTGAGCGGGTCAGGTCGCTGCTGGCCCGGAATCACTGA
- a CDS encoding low molecular weight protein-tyrosine-phosphatase, giving the protein MRVLFVCLGNICRSPTAEGVFRQQLEAAGLSERVEVDSCGIAAWHVGKAPDPRTHEAAMRRGVDLGNLRARQLAADDFNRFDYLLAMDQANLAALHEQRPAGCRAHVGLFLDFAGHAGREVPDPYYGGEQGFEEVLDLVDAASRGLIEEIRQRLEAQPS; this is encoded by the coding sequence ATGCGCGTACTGTTTGTCTGCCTTGGCAATATCTGCCGTTCCCCTACTGCCGAAGGCGTCTTTCGCCAGCAGTTGGAAGCCGCCGGCCTGTCCGAACGGGTCGAGGTCGACTCCTGCGGCATCGCTGCCTGGCACGTTGGCAAGGCGCCTGACCCCCGGACCCATGAAGCCGCCATGCGGCGGGGCGTCGACCTGGGCAACCTGCGGGCTCGCCAGCTTGCGGCAGACGATTTCAACCGCTTCGACTACCTGCTGGCCATGGATCAGGCCAACCTGGCGGCGCTGCACGAGCAGCGCCCAGCCGGCTGCCGGGCCCATGTGGGGCTGTTTCTTGACTTCGCCGGCCATGCCGGGCGCGAGGTCCCCGATCCCTACTACGGGGGCGAGCAGGGCTTCGAGGAGGTACTGGACCTGGTCGATGCGGCTTCCAGGGGGCTGATCGAGGAGATTCGCCAGCGACTCGAGGCGCAGCCGTCTTGA
- the murB gene encoding UDP-N-acetylmuramate dehydrogenase has product MSGEILTDHDLSRANTLGLPCVAEAFAAPHRTPALQALLLQATQQDSPVTVLGGGSNLILPERLSGLVLQPALGDWWLEETPNQVLVHAGAGVNWHTLVMALAADGLWGIENLALIPGHCGAAPIQNIGAYGVELCDVLEAVHLIHMDDAREQVLTPEECAFGYRDSIFKHELAGRVVITRLVLRLSRTPHPRLEYGDLASRVGDAPTALQVAEAVCRVRREKLPDPALLGNAGSFFKNPLVSRETADRLLTAYPELPHFTQPDGRIKLAAGWLIERCGLKGWRQGHFGVHDRQALVLVHFGGGSAAELLDFAAAVAGQVAERFGVELEREPRLAG; this is encoded by the coding sequence TTGAGCGGTGAGATCCTGACCGACCATGACCTGAGTCGTGCCAACACCCTGGGGCTGCCCTGTGTCGCCGAAGCCTTCGCGGCACCGCACCGCACTCCTGCGCTGCAGGCGCTCCTGTTGCAGGCCACGCAGCAGGATTCGCCGGTGACGGTACTGGGCGGTGGCAGTAATCTGATCCTGCCGGAGCGGCTGTCGGGGCTGGTGCTGCAGCCGGCCCTGGGTGACTGGTGGCTGGAAGAGACGCCGAACCAGGTGCTGGTGCATGCCGGGGCCGGGGTCAACTGGCATACGCTGGTCATGGCCCTGGCTGCTGACGGGCTATGGGGCATCGAGAACCTGGCGCTGATCCCGGGACACTGTGGCGCCGCACCGATCCAGAATATCGGCGCCTACGGCGTGGAGCTCTGCGATGTGCTGGAGGCCGTGCATCTGATCCACATGGACGACGCTCGTGAACAGGTGTTGACGCCAGAGGAGTGCGCCTTCGGATATCGCGACAGCATCTTCAAGCATGAGCTCGCGGGCAGGGTGGTAATCACCCGCCTGGTGCTCCGCCTCTCCCGAACGCCGCATCCGCGGCTCGAGTACGGCGACCTGGCCAGCCGGGTCGGCGACGCTCCGACGGCCCTGCAGGTGGCCGAGGCCGTCTGCCGGGTGCGCCGCGAAAAGCTGCCCGACCCGGCACTGCTCGGCAATGCAGGCAGCTTCTTCAAGAACCCCCTGGTGAGCCGGGAGACAGCCGATCGACTGCTGACGGCCTATCCGGAATTGCCGCACTTCACCCAGCCGGATGGTCGTATCAAGCTGGCGGCTGGCTGGCTGATTGAACGCTGTGGCCTCAAGGGCTGGCGGCAAGGGCACTTCGGCGTACACGACCGCCAGGCCCTGGTGCTGGTCCACTTCGGTGGCGGCAGTGCCGCAGAGCTGCTGGACTTTGCCGCAGCGGTGGCCGGCCAGGTGGCCGAGCGTTTCGGTGTCGAGCTCGAGCGCGAGCCACGCCTGGCGGGCTGA